A DNA window from Brassica napus cultivar Da-Ae chromosome A4, Da-Ae, whole genome shotgun sequence contains the following coding sequences:
- the LOC106445782 gene encoding protein RALF-like 32, translating to METQPLKIFLTITIIFLYLLGHVMSKESSSASRSLCNGSVRECSSLEETEERTVIMESWSSQRLTEEQTQTLSYKALRRNQPACDGGNRGESYSNRCLPPPSNPYSRGCSKHYRCRGDS from the coding sequence ATGGAGACACAACCTTTAAAGATCTTCTTGACCATTACCATCATCTTCCTCTACCTTCTTGGACACGTCATGTCAAAGgaatcatcatcagcatcaCGATCTCTGTGCAATGGTTCGGTGCGAGAGTGCAGCAGCTTGGAGGAGACTGAGGAAAGGACGGTGATAATGGAGTCATGGTCAAGCCAGAGACTGACGGAGGAGCAGACGCAGACGCTTTCATACAAAGCTTTGAGGAGGAATCAGCCTGCTTGCGACGGTGGCAACCGCGGCGAGTCTTACTCCAACAGATGTCTTCCTCCGCCGTCTAATCCTTACAGTAGAGGCTGCTCTAAGCACTACCGTTGCAGGGGTGATTCTTGA
- the LOC106449425 gene encoding selenium-binding protein 1-like, whose amino-acid sequence MATEAEVIAPVSKGGSRGCCKSGPGYATPLAAMSGPSEKLIYVTAVYNGTGREKPDYLATVDVDPNSPTYSSVIHRLPMPFVGDELHHSGWNSCSSCHGDASADRRYLVLPSLVSGRIYAIDTKADPRAPSLYKYVDPKEIAEKTGLAYPHTAHCLASGEIMVSCLGDEEGNAKGNGFLLLDSDFNIKTRWEKEGHSPLFGYDFWYQPRHKTMISTSWGAPKAFTKGFDLQDVADGLYGSHLHVYSWPGGEMKQLIDLGETGLLPLEIRYLHDPSKDTGFVGGALSSNMIRFFKNSDDTWSHEVVIYVKPLKVENWFLPEMPGLITDFLISLDDRFMYFVNWLHGDVRQYNIEDPKNPVLTGQIWVGGLLQKGSPVKAVREDGSTYQFDVPQIKGKSLRGGPQMIQLSLDGKRLYATNSLFSAWDRQFYPELMDKGSHIIQIDVDTEKGGLSINPDFFVDFGDEPDGPALAHEMRYPGGDCTSDIWI is encoded by the exons ATGGCGACGGAAGCTGAAGTTATAGCTCCGGTGAGCAAGGGCG GAAGCAGGGGATGTTGCAAGTCAGGTCCCGGTTATGCTACGCCACTGGCCGCCATGTCCGGACCATCGGAAAAGCTCATCTACGTCACTGCCGTCTACAATG GAACGGGACGAGAGAAGCCGGATTACTTGGCAACGGTGGATGTTGATCCAAACTCACCAACGTATTCAAGCGTCATTCACAGACTGCCAATGCCTTTTGTGGGGGATGAGCTTCATCATTCTGGTTGGAACTCATGCAGCTCTTGCCATGGTGATGCTTCTGCTGATAGACGCTATCTCGTGTTACCATCCCTTGT ATCTGGTCGCATCTATGCGATTGACACAAAGGCAGACCCGAGGGCACCGTCTTTGTATAAGTATGTTGATCCTAAAGAGATTGCTGAAAAGACTGGGTTGGCGTATCCACACACAGCTCATTGTCTTGCCTCTGGTGAAATCATGGTGTCCTGTCTTGGAGACGAAGAGGGAAACGCCAAGGGAAATGGGTTTCTCCTCCTTGACTCTGATTTCAACATCAAGACTAG GTGGGAGAAAGAAGGACATAGTCCCTTGTTTGGTTATGATTTCTGGTACCAACCGCGTCACAAGACAATGATCAGCACCTCTTGGGGAGCACCTAAAGCCTTCACCAAAGGTTTTGATCTCCAAGACGTTGCTGATGGCTTGTACGGAAGCCATCTACATGTTTATAGTTGGCCAGGAGGTGAAATGAAACAATTAATTGACCTTGGAGAGACTGGTCTCTTACCTTTGGAG ATTAGATACTTGCACGATCCCTCTAAAGACACAGGATTTGTTGGGGGTGCTTTATCAAGTAATATGATAAGATTTTTCAAGAACAGTGATGACACCTGGAGCCATGAG gtGGTTATATATGTTAAACCCCTCAAAGTAGAGAACTGGTTTCTGCCAGAAATGCCAGGGCTTATCACTGACTTCTTGATCTCACTAGATGACCGGTTCATGTACTTTGTGAACTGGCTTCATGGAGACGTTCGCCAGTACAACATCGAAGACCCTAAGAACCCTGTCTTAACCGGACAGATTTGGGTGGGAGGACTGCTACAGAAGGGCAGTCCTGTTAAGGCTGTTAGAGAAGATGGTAGCACTTACCAGTTCGATGTTCCTCAGATCAAG GGGAAATCTCTAAGAGGAGGACCTCAGATGATCCAGTTGAGCCTCGATGGGAAAAGATTGTATGCAACAAACTCGCTCTTCAGTGCGTGGGACCGTCAGTTTTACCCGGAACTCATGGATAAAGGATCACACATTATTCAGATTGATGTTGATACAGAGAAAGGTGGTCTATCCATAAACCCTGATTTCTTTGTGGACTTTGGTGATGAACCAGATGGTCCTGCGCTTGCCCATGAGATGAGATATCCAGGTGGTGACTGCACTTCCGATATCTGGATTTAA
- the LOC106445781 gene encoding histidine protein methyltransferase 1 homolog, which produces MATNPTFQLFSSSNDKSSSQGLGLFDSPEPPRPPPPPPVEVFSSEVSSSVAFSVDKVNIGQVTLLKGRVNTKEVFGLPNSDLVPGVYEGGLKLWEGSIDLVKALEKETQTGNVSFPRKRVLELGCGHALPGIYACLKGADAVHLQDFNAEVLRCLTIPNLNANLSEKPPSVSVGDKEVRFFAGEWSEVHQLLPLVNDGETGKKGGYDIILMAETIYSISAQKSLYELIKRCLANPNGAVYMAAKKYYFGVGGGTRQFLSMVEKDGVLASTLVSEVTDGSSNVREVWKLSYK; this is translated from the exons ATGGCGACGAACCCGACGTTTCAGCTTTTCTCTTCTTCGAACGATAAGTCATCATCCCAAGGTTTAGGGTTGTTCGATTCACCAGAACCACCTCGTCCTCCACCGCCGCCTCCTGTTGAAGTATTCTCCTCCGAG GTGTCTTCCTCCGTTGCTTTCTCAGTGGATAAAGTGAATATCGGCCAAGTCACTCTTTTGAAG GGTCGTGTGAACACGAAAGAGGTCTTTGGATTGCCTAACTCGGATTTGGTTCCTGGAGTCTATGAAG GTGGGCTTAAGCTTTGGGAAGGATCTATAGATCTTGTCAAAGCTCTTGAGAAAGAAACACAAACTGGGAACGTTTCATTCCCCAGAAAACGGGTCCTCGAG CTTGGATGTGGTCATGCACTTCCAGGAATCTATGCGTGTCTCAAG GGTGCAGATGCAGTTCATTTGCAGGACTTCAATGCTGAGGTCCTTCGATGTCTCACCATTCCCAATCTGAATGCTAATCTGTCCGAGAAGCCTCCGTCTGTCTCAGTAGGTGATAAAGAAGTACGCTTCTTTGCGGGTGAGTGGAGTGAAGTTCATCAGCTTCTTCCGCTAGTTAATGATGGCGAGACTGGTAAGAAGGGTGGTTATGACATCATTCTAATGGCTGAGACAATATATTCTATCTCCGCTCAGAAAAGTCTCTATGAACTGATTAAAAGG TGCTTGGCCAATCCTAATGGAGCAGTGTACATGGCTGCAAAGAAGTACTATTTCGGGGTTGGTGGAGGGACAAGGCAGTTCCTGTCTATGGTTGAGAAAGACG GCGTTCTTGCTTCAACCTTAGTGTCTGAAGTCACAGATGGCTCTTCCAATGTCAGAGAGGTATGGAAGCTTTCGTACAAGTAA